The Bacillota bacterium DNA window CGTGGAAAAACCATTGGGACAAAGCGACAAGAGAGGTAATTGAAAAGCGCATTGCCACTGTGCCACAGCAAAACTTCTTTGGCGAGGACGAGCTATCTATTGTCGCAAAGATCATCGAGGCAATAATTCCCGGCGTCCATGAGAACATACCAATAAAAGAGATATTGGGCCGCGAATTACAGAACAGCGGAAAAAAAGGCGTGCGGCTGATCGAGCTTCCCTGGAAGCCCGAGATGTATAAAAAGGGTCTCTCCTTCCTAGAGAAAGAAGCAGAGGCTGAATTTGGCAAAAGCATCACTGAGTTGACTTTTGATGAAACAACCAGGCTGCTTGAAAGTTTATCTCAAGGAGAGACAAAAGCAGATGTCTGGGAGTTTCCGGCAGAGCTGTTCTTTCAAACACTGGTGGCAGACATCACGGCGATTTACGCCTCCTTCCCTCACGCCTGGAACGAGATGGAGTTTGCTGGCCCAGCTTACCCCTACGGTTATTATCAGCTGGGTTGCGATGAGAGGATGAAGTACGAGCCCGAGCTCGGAGAGAAAAACAATGGATGGGAAATTTGATATTTTAATTATCGGAACCGGCGCGGCGGGCTCGGTGCTTGCTGGACAACTTGCCGAGGCCGGGCTATCCGTCATCTGCCTTGACGCCGGTCCCTATTGGGACCCTAAAAAAGATTGGGTCTCCGATGAGTGGGAGATGCGAAAGCTCTTTTGGGACTGGCCGCGAGTCAACGCATCGGCTGGCGAGAACCGAATCGGCATCGGTACGTCAACTTCGGGCAAGGCAGTAGGCGGCGGCACCATCCACTATACTATGATGGCGCTTCGCCTGCATCCATCTGATTTTAAGACAAAAAGTTTGGACGGCGTCGGAGTGGATTGGCCTATAACTTACGACGACCTCGCCCCCTATTATGACTTTATCGAGCGTGAACTGCCTGTAGCCGGACCTGAGGATTGGCCTTGGGAAGGCAAAGGAAATTACCCCCAGCCCGAGCACCAAACCGACTGCCAGGCAGATAAATTTATTGAAGGCTGTGAAAAGCTTGGCATCAGGTCAGCAGTATGCCCGCTGGCGATGGTGACCGCATACTATAAAGACCCATGGGGTTTTAAGAGAGAGCCCTGCACTAACCGAGGTTTTTGCCACGAGGGATGCAAACCAAATGCCAAGTCGCACGCGCTGCTTAACTTTATCCCAAAGGCTAAGAAATACAATGCCGAGATAGTCCCCAACGCCTACGTGACTAAAATCCTTACCGACAAAAACGGCAAAGTAAGCGGCGCTGAGTTTGTTAGAAATGGTGCCACTCAGTGCATCAATGCGAAAATAGTAATCCTCTCTGCCTTTGCAATAGAGACGCCGAGGCTTCTTTTTGTGTCAAAAAACATCGACTTTCCGGACGGGCTTGCCAACTCATCAGGTGTAGTCGGCAGGTATTTGATGGTTCACTCTGACCATCTCGTCTACGCAAAGTTTCCCAAGCCAGTTCGCATGTACCGCAACCCGCCAACAACTGTTATCACTCAAGACTTTTATGAAACCGACCCAAAGAACAGTTACAAGCGAGGTTTTTCCATCGGCCCTTACTCAGGCCGGCCAATTGATTTCGTTAATCTTGCAGTCAACTCAAGACGCGACCTCTGGGGCAAAAGACTGCTTGACTTCATGAAAGACTATAACTATTACATGAGAAACGGAATTATCGGCGAAGTCTTACCCAACAAAGAAAACCGAATCGAGCTATCCGATGAGATTGGCGAGTTCGGTATGCCTATCCCGATTATCTATTTTAAATACGGCGATAACGATAGAAAGCTGATCGAGCGTGGCCTTAAAATATCTAAGGATATTATGAAGGCTGCCGGTGCGATCGAAACCTTCCCTGCCCCGGCATCAGCTCACCTTATGGGAACCTGCCGCATGGGAGGCGATCCAAAGACATCCGTTGTCAATTCATACGGGCAGTCGCATGACATCCCAAATTTGTTTATTGCCGGCACACCAATCTTTGTGACCTCAGGCGCAGCCAACCCGACCCTGACAGCCCAGGCACTGGCAGTAAGAGCGGCAGAATATATCGTTAAGCAGATGAAGGAGGGCGATGGTCTTTGAACATTATTTCGGGCCCTGGGAGAAGTTTTGTCCTTCCTTCATCTGCCTGACCAGCTCATCTTTTGCTGAGTTGTCCGGAAACACATAACTGACCCCTTTTAGCATTCCCGTTTTGCCGGGCACTGTTGCCATTTGCAAGTCTAGCTGAGGGTCGGTAAAGTTTTTGCCCAGTGCAATTATTTTAGCTATATCCATATTAGTCCTGGTATACGACGCGCCGATTGAAGCGAGTCTCGGGATATCCGTATATGAGTTTAACGTCTGCTTCATGACCTCACGTATGAACTGCTGTTGATGCTTTATGCGGGTAAAGTCACCATCCGGATAACTGCGCACACGAAGAAGCCCCAGGATCTCTTTGCCATCTCTTTTAAGATTGCCAAACCTCACCTTTGACCCGCTTAACTTATCTACCCACACATTAGAGCCAGAAGATACCGTTTGATTTTTGCCATTGATCCAGCTTGAGTCGACGTTAAAATAAATTCCTCCCACGGCATCGACCATCTCGCTAAAACCCTGAAAATCGACTTGGAAATAGTAATTTATCGGTAAACCGGTAAAGTCTTCAACTGTTTTTATAAGCAGCGGAGCCCCACCAAAAGCAAATGAATGGTTAATTTTATCAAGACCATGCCCCTCGATCGCAACCCGGGAATCCCTGGGAATAGACAGCAGGTGCATCCTTTTGCTTTCGGTATCGACCCTAAGAACCATAATAGTGTCGGCACGGGAAACTGACCAATCAGGCCGCCTATCTGTACCGACCAAAAGGACATAAAAAGGAGCGTTATCTGTCGGCTTTTTTATTACCTTACCTACCGCTTTTACCTCTTTT harbors:
- a CDS encoding gluconate 2-dehydrogenase subunit 3 family protein, yielding MKFDVLSWKNHWDKATREVIEKRIATVPQQNFFGEDELSIVAKIIEAIIPGVHENIPIKEILGRELQNSGKKGVRLIELPWKPEMYKKGLSFLEKEAEAEFGKSITELTFDETTRLLESLSQGETKADVWEFPAELFFQTLVADITAIYASFPHAWNEMEFAGPAYPYGYYQLGCDERMKYEPELGEKNNGWEI
- a CDS encoding GMC family oxidoreductase; the encoded protein is MDGKFDILIIGTGAAGSVLAGQLAEAGLSVICLDAGPYWDPKKDWVSDEWEMRKLFWDWPRVNASAGENRIGIGTSTSGKAVGGGTIHYTMMALRLHPSDFKTKSLDGVGVDWPITYDDLAPYYDFIERELPVAGPEDWPWEGKGNYPQPEHQTDCQADKFIEGCEKLGIRSAVCPLAMVTAYYKDPWGFKREPCTNRGFCHEGCKPNAKSHALLNFIPKAKKYNAEIVPNAYVTKILTDKNGKVSGAEFVRNGATQCINAKIVILSAFAIETPRLLFVSKNIDFPDGLANSSGVVGRYLMVHSDHLVYAKFPKPVRMYRNPPTTVITQDFYETDPKNSYKRGFSIGPYSGRPIDFVNLAVNSRRDLWGKRLLDFMKDYNYYMRNGIIGEVLPNKENRIELSDEIGEFGMPIPIIYFKYGDNDRKLIERGLKISKDIMKAAGAIETFPAPASAHLMGTCRMGGDPKTSVVNSYGQSHDIPNLFIAGTPIFVTSGAANPTLTAQALAVRAAEYIVKQMKEGDGL
- a CDS encoding LCP family protein; its protein translation is MDKKQLLLKIFRIAALVLVIAAVAVAVASYMFMANLEKKMKLPPKEVKAVGKVIKKPTDNAPFYVLLVGTDRRPDWSVSRADTIMVLRVDTESKRMHLLSIPRDSRVAIEGHGLDKINHSFAFGGAPLLIKTVEDFTGLPINYYFQVDFQGFSEMVDAVGGIYFNVDSSWINGKNQTVSSGSNVWVDKLSGSKVRFGNLKRDGKEILGLLRVRSYPDGDFTRIKHQQQFIREVMKQTLNSYTDIPRLASIGASYTRTNMDIAKIIALGKNFTDPQLDLQMATVPGKTGMLKGVSYVFPDNSAKDELVRQMKEGQNFSQGPK